In one window of Chiloscyllium plagiosum isolate BGI_BamShark_2017 chromosome 44, ASM401019v2, whole genome shotgun sequence DNA:
- the LOC122543598 gene encoding gastrula zinc finger protein XlCGF8.2DB-like, with product MEKPWKCGDCGKGFNYPSQLEVHRRSHTGERPFACSVCGKGFTHSYNLLTHRRVHTEERPFTCPVCGKGFARSSHIVTHQLVHTDKRPFKCPNCEKSFKCRKDLMTHQRIHTGERPFTCSICGMAFTQSSHLQTHQLAHSDNKLFNCSDCEKSFKSKKDLLTHQYTHTGERPFTCSVCGKGFARPSGLLYHQRIHTGERPFTCSVCGKGFINSSNLLIHQQLHTGDRPFTCSECGKGFTRSCNLLTHQQVHTKEKPFTCPVCGKGFTRSSNLMNHQRVHSGERPFTCPTCGKGFTQSSNLQTHQRIHTGERPFACSECGKEFSHSSYLVKHQRVHTGERPFTCNVCGKGFIQSSHLLTHRRVHKQMQSLDSALADAASHIQD from the coding sequence atggagaaaccatggaaatgtggcGACTGTGGAAAAGGGTTCAATTACCCATCTCAACTGGAGGTtcatcggcgcagtcacactggggagaggccattcgccTGCTCTGTCTGTGGGAAGGGGTTCACCCATTCCTACAACCTTCTGACACACCGGCGAGTTCACACTGAGGAAAGGCCGTTCACCTGCCCTGTGTGTGGTAAAGGATTTGCTCGATCATCCCACATTGTGACTcaccaacttgtccacactgataagagaccatttaaatgcccaaaCTGTGAGAAGAgttttaaatgcagaaaggatcTAATGACACATCAACgtatccacactggggagaggccattcacctgctctatctgTGGGATGgcattcactcagtcatcccacCTTCAGACACATCAACTTGCTCACTCTGATAACAAACTTTTTAATTGTTCTGATTGCGAGAAGAGCTTTAAAAGCAAAAAGGATCTGCTGACACACCAGTATactcacacaggggagaggccattcacctgctctgtgtgtgggaagggattcgctCGTCCATCTGGCCTACTGTATCACCAGcggattcacacaggggagagaccattcacctgctctgtgtgtgggaagggattcattaATTCATCCAACCTTCTGATACACCAGCAACTTCACACAGGAGATAGACCTTTCACCTGCTCTGAATGTGGAAAGGGATTCACCCGTTCATGTAATCTTCTGACACATCAGCAGGTTCACACAAAGGAGAAGCCTTTCACCTGTcctgtgtgtgggaagggattcactcgatcctcCAACCTGATGAATCACCAGCGAGTTCACTCTGGAGAGAGGCCCTTCACTTGTCCAacttgtgggaagggattcactcagtcatccaacCTGCAGACACACCAGaggattcacactggggagaggccgttcgccTGCTCTGAATGTGGGAAGGAATTTTCTCATTCATCCTACCTGGtgaaacaccagcgagttcacactggggagaggccattcacctgtaatgtctgtgggaagggattcattcAGTCATCCCATCTGCTGACACACCGGCGAGTTCACAAGCAAATGCAAAGTTTGGATTCTGCACTTGCCGATGCTGCTAGTCATATCCAGGACTGA